The following proteins come from a genomic window of Pseudomonas hygromyciniae:
- a CDS encoding HD-GYP domain-containing protein — MLKCIPASQARLGMYIHKLNGAWTGHGFWKSSFLLIHLQDLQRLQRSQVQSLWIDTQKGEDVLPGELQSSPVDLPTVSVPARSVVAPRVDMKAEVARAVKVCALAKSAVVEMFNDLRMGGAIEPARVTSLVEEISQSILRHPHALISLARLKRTDEYTYMHSVAVSGLMIALARQLELVPELVQEAGLAGLFHDVGKMAIPEGILSKAGKLTDAEFEIVRNHPQAGADMLRNSPHISALVLDVCLHHHEKCNGEGYPHGLSHDQISLFAKMGAVCDVYDAVTSERPYKQGWGPADAIQKMAEWKGHFDERVFQAFVRCVGIYPVGALVRLESGRIGVVIEQSQKSLLTPMVKVFFSARSRLPIIQAVVNLAEQRDRIVGRENIEDWGFKQIDELWSGLPQSKGSYFS; from the coding sequence ATGTTGAAGTGCATTCCTGCTTCGCAAGCCAGGTTGGGCATGTACATCCACAAGCTCAATGGCGCCTGGACCGGCCATGGCTTCTGGAAAAGCAGCTTTTTGCTGATCCATCTGCAAGATCTCCAGCGTTTGCAGCGCTCACAGGTCCAGAGCCTCTGGATTGATACGCAAAAGGGTGAGGACGTGCTCCCGGGCGAACTGCAGAGTTCGCCTGTGGATTTGCCAACAGTCTCTGTGCCAGCCCGATCTGTGGTGGCCCCGCGTGTCGACATGAAGGCCGAGGTGGCGCGTGCCGTAAAGGTGTGCGCCTTGGCCAAGAGCGCCGTTGTCGAAATGTTCAATGACTTGCGCATGGGCGGGGCAATCGAACCGGCTCGTGTGACGAGCCTGGTGGAGGAAATTTCCCAGTCGATTTTGCGCCACCCCCATGCCCTGATCAGCCTGGCCCGCTTGAAGCGGACCGATGAGTACACCTACATGCACTCGGTGGCGGTCAGTGGCTTGATGATTGCGTTAGCCCGCCAGTTGGAGCTGGTGCCGGAACTGGTCCAGGAGGCAGGGCTGGCAGGGTTGTTCCACGATGTCGGGAAAATGGCGATCCCTGAGGGCATTCTAAGTAAAGCCGGCAAGCTTACTGACGCGGAATTCGAGATTGTGCGCAACCATCCGCAGGCCGGGGCGGACATGTTGCGCAACAGCCCGCATATCAGCGCCTTGGTGCTGGATGTGTGCCTGCATCACCACGAAAAGTGCAACGGCGAGGGTTACCCCCATGGGCTGAGTCACGATCAGATCAGCCTGTTCGCGAAAATGGGCGCGGTGTGTGATGTGTACGATGCCGTGACTTCAGAGCGTCCCTACAAGCAGGGTTGGGGGCCGGCCGATGCCATCCAGAAAATGGCCGAATGGAAAGGCCATTTTGATGAGCGGGTGTTCCAGGCCTTTGTGCGCTGCGTGGGGATTTACCCGGTTGGCGCCCTGGTGCGTCTGGAGAGCGGGCGTATCGGCGTGGTGATCGAGCAAAGCCAGAAGTCGTTGCTCACACCGATGGTCAAAGTGTTCTTTTCGGCCCGCTCCCGCTTGCCGATCATCCAGGCTGTGGTGAACCTGGCTGAACAGCGCGACAGGATTGTCGGCCGCGAGAATATCGAGGACTGGGGGTTCAAGCAGATCGACGAGCTGTGGTCGGGCTTGCCTCAGTCCAAGGGTTCCTACTTCAGTTGA
- a CDS encoding methyl-accepting chemotaxis protein translates to MSMRSIRLNSRTTLCFGVVCLLLLIQGAMTLVKVDKVYSSTVQIETDWLPSIRMAGKMENSLLKLRLELRRFALDDNRLSSTSSGAVKEAVNALAKAANDYAPYISSSEEKSKYDEVLKGLQGYNAKVDELLAMDSSHSAADLSVFFKDYTSPLALKLQSLMGELVAINEAGAQRAVTAAADEHGAARLFTLILMAASVLLTIVVARLFTKSIIAPVNELLAATAKIAQGDLRVAIQISGKDELTDLQQSTAAMQMSLKSTLQHISEASGQLASAAEEMSSITKESSAGIERQSMETDQAATAVNQMTAAVEEVARNAVSASQSTQDSQRSAKVGQERVTQTIASIEKLSATVQQTGIEVEGLAKQAQDIARVVEVIRSIAEQTNLLALNAAIEAARAGEQGRGFAVVADEVRALAHRTQTSTQEIEQMIAKIQVCSSEAVLSMGLNRTEAVDSLKIAHEAGTAITQITRAIEDINERNLLIATASEEQAHVARSVDQNLISIRDLSIQSSSAAGQTSIASNELSKLAIDLKQIVSKFSVS, encoded by the coding sequence ATGTCAATGAGATCGATAAGGTTGAACTCACGTACCACCCTGTGCTTCGGGGTGGTCTGCCTGTTGCTCTTGATACAAGGAGCAATGACCCTGGTAAAAGTCGACAAGGTTTATTCTTCCACTGTGCAGATAGAAACTGACTGGCTACCCAGCATTAGGATGGCTGGAAAGATGGAAAATTCGCTATTGAAACTTCGTTTGGAGTTGCGCAGGTTTGCCCTGGATGATAATCGACTAAGTTCAACTTCGAGCGGTGCGGTGAAAGAGGCTGTTAATGCATTAGCTAAAGCGGCGAACGATTATGCTCCCTATATCTCTAGTTCCGAAGAAAAAAGTAAATATGATGAAGTCTTAAAAGGCTTGCAAGGTTATAACGCAAAAGTCGATGAGTTACTGGCCATGGACAGTTCTCATTCGGCGGCGGACCTGAGTGTCTTTTTTAAAGACTACACCAGCCCCTTGGCACTCAAACTCCAGTCTTTGATGGGTGAACTGGTGGCCATCAACGAGGCGGGTGCACAGCGTGCGGTGACTGCAGCCGCCGATGAACATGGTGCTGCCCGTTTATTCACATTGATATTGATGGCGGCTTCGGTGCTATTGACCATCGTGGTCGCGCGACTGTTCACCAAAAGTATCATCGCCCCGGTTAACGAACTGCTGGCAGCGACGGCGAAGATTGCCCAGGGAGACTTGCGTGTCGCCATTCAGATCAGCGGCAAAGACGAACTGACAGACCTGCAACAGTCCACCGCCGCGATGCAGATGAGTTTGAAAAGTACGCTGCAGCATATATCCGAAGCGTCCGGCCAATTGGCGTCGGCTGCTGAAGAGATGAGTTCGATCACCAAGGAGTCCAGTGCCGGCATTGAACGTCAGAGCATGGAGACCGATCAGGCCGCCACCGCGGTCAATCAAATGACGGCGGCGGTAGAGGAAGTGGCGCGCAATGCCGTGTCGGCCTCCCAATCGACCCAGGATTCCCAGCGTTCGGCAAAAGTCGGCCAGGAACGGGTGACCCAGACCATCGCCTCGATTGAGAAGTTGAGCGCCACGGTCCAGCAAACCGGAATCGAAGTGGAGGGCCTGGCCAAGCAGGCCCAGGACATTGCCCGGGTGGTGGAAGTCATCCGCTCCATTGCCGAACAAACCAACCTGCTGGCTCTGAATGCGGCCATCGAAGCGGCCCGGGCCGGCGAGCAGGGGCGCGGTTTTGCGGTGGTGGCCGACGAGGTCCGGGCGTTGGCCCACAGAACGCAGACCTCCACCCAGGAAATCGAGCAGATGATTGCGAAGATCCAGGTCTGTTCCAGCGAGGCGGTGCTGTCGATGGGGTTGAACCGCACTGAGGCCGTGGACTCGTTGAAGATTGCCCATGAGGCAGGGACGGCGATTACCCAAATCACCCGGGCTATTGAGGATATCAACGAACGCAACCTGCTGATCGCCACGGCATCGGAAGAACAGGCCCATGTTGCACGCTCCGTCGACCAGAACCTCATCAGCATCCGTGACCTGTCCATCCAGAGTTCGTCAGCCGCAGGCCAAACCTCTATCGCCAGTAATGAACTGTCGAAGCTGGCGATTGATCTCAAACAGATTGTCTCGAAGTTTTCGGTGAGCTGA
- the bkdR gene encoding Lrp/AsnC family transcriptional regulator produces MRKLDRIDIGILNSLQENARITNADLARSVNLSPTPCFNRVKAMEELGLIRDQVTLLDADLLGLHVNVFIHVSLEKQNELALQQFEGAISDRPEVMECYLMAGDPDYLIRVLLPTIQALERFMMDFLTKVPGVANIRSSFALKQVRYKTALPLPANGLSLG; encoded by the coding sequence ATGCGCAAGCTGGACCGTATCGATATCGGGATTCTCAACAGCCTCCAGGAGAACGCCCGCATCACCAACGCCGACCTCGCACGCTCGGTCAATCTGTCGCCCACGCCGTGTTTCAACCGGGTCAAAGCGATGGAAGAACTGGGCCTGATCCGTGACCAGGTCACGCTGCTGGACGCCGATTTACTGGGGCTGCACGTCAACGTGTTTATCCACGTCAGCCTGGAAAAACAGAACGAACTGGCCTTGCAACAATTCGAGGGGGCGATTTCCGACCGGCCAGAGGTGATGGAGTGCTACCTGATGGCCGGCGATCCGGACTACCTGATCCGGGTGCTGCTGCCCACTATCCAGGCGCTGGAGCGCTTTATGATGGATTTCCTGACCAAGGTGCCGGGGGTGGCGAACATCCGCTCCAGCTTTGCGCTCAAGCAGGTGCGCTACAAGACCGCGCTGCCATTGCCGGCCAATGGCCTGAGCCTGGGGTAA
- a CDS encoding 3-methyl-2-oxobutanoate dehydrogenase (2-methylpropanoyl-transferring) subunit alpha: MTQQYEPLRLHVPEPSGRPGCKTDFTYLRLTDAGTVRKPAVDVEPADTADLAKGLIRVLDDQGQALGPWAEGVPVEILRKGMRAMLKTRIFDNRMVVAQRQKKMSFYMQSLGEEAIGSAQALALNIDDMCFPTYRQQSILMAREVPLVDLICQLLSNERDPLKGRQLPIMYSVKDYGFFTISGNLATQFVQGVGWGMASAIKGDTKIASAWIGDGATAESDFHTALTFAHVYRAPVILNVVNNQWAISTFQAIAGGEATTFAGRGVGCGIASLRVDGNDFIAVYAASAWAAERARRNLGPTLIEWVTYRAGPHSTSDDPSKYRPADDWSHFPLGDPIARLKQHLIKIGQWSEEEHATVTAELEAEILSAQKEAEQYGTLAGGQIPSAASMFEDVYKEMPEHLKRQRQELGI; this comes from the coding sequence ATGACCCAGCAATACGAACCGCTGCGCCTGCACGTTCCCGAGCCTTCTGGCCGTCCAGGTTGCAAGACCGACTTTACCTACCTGCGTCTGACCGACGCCGGTACGGTGCGCAAACCCGCCGTTGACGTAGAACCCGCCGACACCGCCGACCTAGCCAAGGGCCTGATTCGCGTGCTCGACGATCAGGGCCAAGCCCTGGGCCCATGGGCTGAAGGTGTACCGGTGGAGATCCTGCGTAAAGGCATGCGTGCCATGCTCAAGACGCGGATCTTCGATAACCGCATGGTGGTCGCCCAGCGCCAGAAAAAAATGTCGTTCTACATGCAAAGCCTTGGCGAAGAAGCCATCGGCAGCGCCCAGGCCCTGGCCTTGAACATCGACGACATGTGCTTCCCCACCTACCGTCAGCAAAGCATCCTGATGGCCCGTGAAGTGCCGCTGGTAGACCTGATCTGCCAACTGCTGTCCAACGAGCGCGACCCGCTCAAGGGCCGCCAGTTGCCGATCATGTACTCGGTCAAGGACTATGGCTTTTTCACCATTTCGGGCAACCTCGCCACCCAGTTCGTACAGGGCGTGGGCTGGGGCATGGCCTCGGCGATCAAGGGCGATACCAAGATCGCCTCAGCCTGGATCGGCGATGGCGCCACCGCCGAATCGGACTTCCACACCGCTCTGACCTTCGCCCACGTGTATCGCGCGCCGGTGATTCTCAACGTGGTCAACAACCAGTGGGCAATCTCCACCTTCCAGGCAATTGCCGGCGGTGAAGCCACGACCTTTGCCGGACGCGGCGTGGGTTGCGGCATCGCCTCCCTGCGCGTGGACGGCAACGACTTCATTGCCGTGTACGCCGCCTCTGCCTGGGCCGCCGAACGTGCGCGCCGCAACCTCGGCCCGACCCTGATCGAATGGGTCACTTACCGCGCCGGCCCGCATTCCACCTCCGATGACCCGTCCAAGTACCGGCCTGCCGATGACTGGAGCCACTTCCCGCTGGGCGACCCGATTGCCCGCCTCAAGCAGCACCTGATCAAGATTGGCCAGTGGTCCGAAGAGGAACACGCCACGGTCACTGCCGAACTTGAAGCCGAAATACTCAGCGCGCAGAAAGAAGCCGAACAGTACGGCACCCTGGCCGGTGGCCAGATCCCGAGCGCCGCGAGCATGTTCGAAGACGTCTATAAAGAGATGCCGGAGCACTTGAAGCGCCAGCGTCAAGAGTTGGGGATCTGA
- a CDS encoding alpha-ketoacid dehydrogenase subunit beta has product MNDHNNKIELETAMTTTTMTMIQALRSAMDVMLERDDNVVVFGQDVGYFGGVFRCTEGLQSKYGTSRVFDAPISESGIVGVAVGMGAYGLRPVAEIQFADYVYPATDQIISEAARLRYRSAGQFTAPLTMRMPCGGGIYGGQTHSQSIEAVFTQVCGLRTVMPSNPYDAKGLLIASIENDDPVIFLEPKRLYNGPFDGHHDRPVTPWSKHPQAQVPDGYYTVPLDVAAIVRPGSAVTVLTYGTTVYVSQVAAEETGIDAEVIDLRSLWPLDLETIVKSVKKTGRCVVVHEATRTCGFGAELVSLVQEHCFHHLEAPIERVTGWDTPYPHAQEWAYFPGPSRVGAALQRVMEV; this is encoded by the coding sequence ATGAACGATCACAACAACAAAATCGAGCTGGAAACCGCCATGACCACGACCACCATGACCATGATCCAGGCCCTGCGCTCGGCCATGGATGTGATGCTTGAGCGCGACGACAATGTGGTGGTGTTCGGCCAGGACGTCGGCTACTTCGGCGGCGTGTTCCGTTGCACCGAAGGCTTGCAGAGCAAGTACGGCACCTCGCGGGTGTTTGACGCACCGATCTCCGAAAGCGGCATCGTCGGTGTGGCCGTGGGCATGGGTGCCTATGGCCTGCGCCCGGTGGCCGAAATCCAGTTCGCCGACTACGTGTACCCGGCCACCGACCAGATCATCTCCGAAGCGGCGCGCCTGCGTTACCGCTCGGCCGGCCAGTTCACCGCACCGTTGACCATGCGCATGCCCTGCGGCGGCGGCATCTACGGCGGCCAGACCCACAGCCAGAGTATCGAAGCGGTGTTCACCCAGGTCTGCGGCCTGCGCACGGTGATGCCGTCCAACCCCTATGACGCCAAGGGCCTGCTGATCGCCTCCATCGAGAACGATGACCCGGTGATCTTCCTCGAGCCCAAGCGCCTGTACAACGGCCCGTTCGACGGCCACCACGACCGCCCGGTAACGCCATGGTCCAAGCATCCGCAAGCGCAGGTGCCGGACGGTTACTACACCGTGCCGCTGGATGTGGCCGCCATCGTGCGCCCAGGTTCGGCCGTCACCGTGCTGACCTACGGCACTACGGTGTATGTGTCGCAAGTGGCCGCCGAAGAAACCGGGATCGACGCGGAGGTCATCGACCTGCGCAGCCTGTGGCCGCTGGACCTGGAAACCATCGTCAAGTCGGTGAAAAAGACCGGCCGTTGCGTAGTGGTGCATGAAGCCACGCGTACCTGCGGTTTTGGTGCCGAGCTGGTGTCGTTGGTGCAAGAACACTGCTTCCACCACCTGGAAGCGCCGATCGAACGTGTGACCGGTTGGGACACCCCCTACCCGCACGCGCAAGAGTGGGCGTATTTCCCTGGCCCGTCCCGTGTGGGCGCGGCTTTGCAACGGGTCATGGAGGTCTGA
- a CDS encoding dihydrolipoamide acetyltransferase family protein — translation MGTHVIKMPDIGEGIAEVELSVWHVKVGDMVVEDQVLADVMTDKAMVDIPSPVHGKVISLGGEPGEVMAVGSILISIEVEGAGNTKESALSAVVEQAAPAPKAEIKAPVVDSKPAAKPVVAAAQAPVARDADERPLASPAVRKHALDAGIQLRLVQGSGPAGRILHEDLEAYLQQGTTRASAGANPYAERNDEEQIPVIGMRRKIAQRMQDATRRAAHFSYVEEIDVTALDDLRVHLNEKHGASRGKLTLLPFLVRAMVVALRDFPQINARYDDEAQVITRLGAVHVGVATQSDVGLMVPVVRHAEARSLWGTAEEITRLATAARNGKASRDELSGSTITLTSLGALGGIVSTPVLNLPEVAIVGVNRIVERPMVIKGQIVIRKMMNLSSSFDHRVVDGMDAAQFIQAIRGLLEQPASLFLE, via the coding sequence ATGGGCACGCACGTTATCAAGATGCCGGACATTGGCGAAGGCATCGCAGAGGTTGAGCTGTCGGTATGGCACGTCAAGGTCGGCGACATGGTCGTGGAAGACCAGGTGCTGGCGGATGTCATGACCGACAAGGCGATGGTGGATATTCCCTCGCCGGTCCACGGCAAGGTGATATCACTGGGCGGTGAGCCGGGTGAAGTCATGGCGGTGGGCAGCATCCTGATCAGCATTGAAGTCGAAGGCGCGGGCAATACCAAGGAGTCGGCATTGTCGGCGGTGGTTGAACAAGCCGCGCCGGCACCAAAAGCCGAAATCAAGGCGCCCGTGGTGGACAGTAAACCGGCCGCCAAGCCGGTGGTGGCTGCGGCCCAAGCCCCGGTGGCCCGCGACGCCGATGAGCGTCCGCTGGCCTCCCCCGCCGTGCGCAAGCATGCGCTGGATGCCGGGATCCAGTTACGCCTGGTCCAGGGCTCGGGCCCGGCCGGGCGCATCCTGCATGAAGACCTCGAGGCCTATCTGCAACAGGGCACCACGCGTGCCTCGGCGGGCGCCAACCCGTACGCCGAACGCAACGACGAAGAGCAGATTCCGGTGATCGGCATGCGCCGCAAGATCGCCCAGCGCATGCAGGATGCCACCCGCCGCGCTGCGCACTTCAGCTACGTCGAAGAGATCGACGTGACGGCACTTGACGACTTGCGCGTACACCTCAATGAAAAACACGGCGCCAGCCGCGGCAAGCTGACGTTGTTGCCATTCCTGGTGCGGGCGATGGTCGTGGCGTTGCGCGACTTCCCGCAGATCAATGCGCGTTACGACGACGAAGCCCAGGTCATCACCCGCCTCGGCGCGGTACATGTGGGCGTCGCTACCCAGAGCGATGTCGGGCTGATGGTGCCGGTGGTGCGTCACGCCGAGGCGCGCAGCCTGTGGGGCACCGCCGAGGAAATCACCCGCCTGGCCACTGCCGCGCGCAATGGCAAGGCCAGCCGTGACGAGTTGTCGGGCTCGACCATCACCCTGACCAGCCTCGGCGCGTTGGGCGGGATTGTCAGCACCCCGGTGCTGAACCTGCCAGAAGTGGCGATTGTCGGGGTCAACCGCATCGTCGAGCGGCCAATGGTGATCAAGGGGCAGATCGTGATCCGCAAGATGATGAACCTCTCCAGCTCCTTCGATCACCGGGTGGTCGATGGCATGGACGCGGCGCAATTCATCCAGGCCATCCGTGGCCTGCTCGAACAACCCGCCAGCCTGTTCCTGGAGTAA
- the lpdA gene encoding dihydrolipoyl dehydrogenase, producing MTQTLQTTLLIIGGGPGGYVAAIRAGQLGIPTILVEGQALGGTCLNIGCIPSKALIHVAEQFQQTVHLSQGSALGIDVDVPTLDIRKSVEWKDGIVDRLTTGVAALLKKHKVQVIHGWAKIVDGKTVDVGDQRIQCEHLLLATGSKSVNLPMLPIGGPIISSTEALAPTRVPKRLIVVGGGYIGLELGIAYRKLGAEVSVVEAQDRILPAYDAELTQPVAESLKQLGVKLYLKHSVTGFEGGSLQVRDPQGGTLALDTDQVLVAVGRKPNTQGWNLEALDLAMNGAAIKIDNRCQTSMRNVWAIGDLSGEPMLAHRAMAQGEMVAELISGKSREFNPAAIPAVCFTDPELVVVGKTPDEAKAAGLDCIVSSFPFAANGRAMTLESKAGFVRVVARRDNHLIVGWQAVGVGVSELSTAFGLSLEMGARLEDVAGTIHAHPTLGEAVQEAALRALGHALHL from the coding sequence ATGACTCAGACATTGCAAACCACGCTGCTGATTATCGGCGGCGGCCCTGGCGGTTATGTGGCAGCCATTCGCGCCGGCCAACTGGGCATCCCGACCATCCTGGTAGAAGGCCAGGCGTTGGGCGGCACCTGCCTGAACATCGGCTGCATTCCGTCCAAGGCGCTGATTCACGTGGCCGAACAGTTCCAGCAAACCGTGCACCTGAGCCAGGGTTCGGCCCTGGGCATCGACGTGGACGTGCCGACCCTGGACATCCGCAAGAGCGTCGAGTGGAAGGACGGCATCGTCGATCGCCTGACCACCGGGGTTGCCGCGCTGCTGAAAAAGCACAAGGTCCAGGTCATCCATGGCTGGGCCAAGATCGTCGACGGCAAGACCGTGGACGTAGGCGACCAACGCATCCAGTGCGAGCACCTGCTGCTGGCCACCGGCTCGAAAAGCGTCAACCTGCCGATGCTGCCGATTGGCGGGCCGATCATCTCCTCCACCGAAGCCCTGGCGCCGACCCGTGTGCCAAAACGCTTGATCGTGGTCGGTGGCGGTTATATCGGCCTGGAACTGGGGATTGCCTATCGCAAGCTCGGTGCCGAGGTCAGCGTGGTCGAAGCCCAGGACCGCATCCTGCCAGCGTACGACGCCGAACTGACACAACCGGTGGCCGAATCCCTCAAGCAATTGGGGGTCAAGCTGTACCTCAAGCACAGCGTCACCGGGTTTGAAGGTGGCAGCCTGCAAGTGCGCGATCCGCAGGGCGGCACCCTGGCCCTGGACACCGACCAGGTGCTGGTCGCCGTGGGTCGCAAACCCAACACCCAGGGCTGGAACCTGGAAGCCCTGGACCTGGCGATGAACGGTGCGGCGATCAAGATCGACAACCGCTGCCAGACCAGCATGCGCAACGTATGGGCCATCGGCGACCTGAGCGGCGAACCCATGCTCGCGCACCGGGCCATGGCCCAGGGCGAGATGGTGGCCGAGCTGATCAGCGGTAAATCCCGGGAATTCAACCCGGCGGCGATTCCGGCGGTGTGCTTTACCGACCCGGAGCTGGTGGTGGTCGGCAAGACCCCGGACGAAGCCAAGGCCGCGGGCCTGGACTGCATCGTCTCGAGCTTCCCTTTCGCGGCCAATGGCCGGGCCATGACCCTGGAGTCCAAAGCGGGCTTCGTAAGGGTGGTGGCACGCCGCGACAATCACCTGATTGTCGGCTGGCAGGCGGTGGGGGTTGGCGTGTCCGAGCTGTCCACGGCGTTTGGCCTGAGCCTGGAGATGGGCGCGCGCCTGGAAGATGTGGCGGGCACCATCCATGCCCACCCGACCCTGGGTGAAGCGGTGCAGGAAGCCGCCCTGCGGGCGCTGGGGCATGCGCTGCACCTGTAA
- a CDS encoding branched-chain amino acid aminotransferase: MSNESINWDKLGFDYIKTDKRFLQTWKDGAWQEGTLTDDNVLHISEGSTALHYGQQCFEGLKAYRCKDGSINLFRPDQNAARMQRSCARLLMPQVPTEAFIEACKEVVRANERFIPPYGTGGALYLRPFVIGTGDNIGVRTAPEFIFSIFCIPVGAYFKGGLTPHNFLISGYDRAAPNGTGAAKVGGNYAASLMPGSLAKKANFADCIYLDPATHSKIEEVGSANFFGITHDNKFVTPNSPSVLPGITRLSLIELAKTRLGLEVVEGDVLIDKLADFKEAGACGTAAVITPIGGIEYKDKLHVFYSEKEVGPVTQKLYKELTGVQSGDVEAPTGWIVKV, translated from the coding sequence ATGAGTAACGAAAGCATCAATTGGGACAAATTGGGTTTTGACTACATCAAGACCGACAAGCGCTTCCTCCAGACCTGGAAAGACGGCGCCTGGCAAGAAGGCACCCTGACCGACGACAACGTGCTGCACATCAGCGAGGGCTCCACTGCCCTGCACTACGGCCAGCAATGCTTTGAAGGCCTGAAGGCCTATCGCTGCAAGGACGGCTCGATCAACCTGTTCCGCCCGGACCAGAACGCCGCCCGCATGCAACGCAGCTGCGCGCGCCTGCTGATGCCGCAAGTGCCGACCGAAGCCTTTATCGAAGCCTGTAAGGAAGTGGTCCGCGCCAACGAGCGTTTCATCCCGCCGTACGGCACCGGCGGCGCGCTGTACCTGCGCCCGTTCGTGATCGGCACCGGTGACAACATCGGCGTGCGTACCGCGCCCGAGTTCATCTTCTCGATCTTCTGCATCCCGGTCGGCGCCTACTTCAAGGGCGGCCTGACCCCACACAACTTCCTGATCTCCGGCTACGACCGCGCCGCGCCAAACGGCACCGGCGCCGCCAAGGTCGGTGGCAACTACGCGGCCAGCCTGATGCCCGGCTCCCTGGCGAAAAAAGCCAACTTCGCCGACTGCATCTACCTGGACCCGGCCACGCACTCGAAAATCGAGGAAGTCGGTTCGGCCAACTTCTTCGGGATCACCCACGACAACAAGTTCGTCACCCCGAACTCGCCGTCGGTACTGCCAGGCATCACCCGCCTGTCGCTGATCGAACTGGCCAAGACCCGCCTGGGCCTGGAAGTGGTCGAAGGCGACGTGCTGATCGACAAACTGGCAGACTTCAAGGAAGCCGGCGCCTGCGGTACGGCGGCAGTGATCACGCCTATCGGCGGGATCGAGTACAAAGACAAGCTGCACGTGTTCTACAGCGAAAAAGAAGTCGGCCCAGTCACCCAGAAGCTCTACAAAGAGCTGACCGGCGTGCAGTCCGGCGACGTTGAAGCTCCGACGGGCTGGATCGTCAAGGTCTAA
- a CDS encoding GNAT family acetyltransferase has product MSTAVRLAQASDAEGISQVILAALHSSNAGDYPADVIARVASNFTPQAVLHLLARRTVLVAIREQLIVATAALDANVVRSVFVNPALQGQGIGRQLMVDIEQRAREAGVTVLSVPSSLTAEPFYTKLGFHTVRDVYHGNERTLVMEKALSSRHPIGVYRDRLHRAQVAALWQAAFGYDTAHNRPELAIDKKLAVADGLFFVATHGKAVIGTLMAGYDGHRGWLYSVAVHPDYRRQGLGASLVRHGEQALIALGCLKINLQVNPGNEKVVGFYEALGYGVEPRISMGKKIAQNLPKS; this is encoded by the coding sequence ATGTCTACCGCCGTTCGCCTTGCTCAAGCCTCGGATGCCGAAGGCATCAGCCAGGTCATCCTTGCCGCCCTGCACAGTAGTAACGCCGGCGACTACCCGGCGGACGTGATTGCCCGGGTGGCGAGCAACTTCACACCGCAGGCGGTGCTGCACTTGCTTGCCCGCCGCACCGTGCTGGTGGCAATCCGCGAGCAACTGATCGTCGCCACGGCCGCCCTGGACGCCAATGTCGTGCGTTCGGTGTTCGTCAACCCGGCGCTGCAAGGACAGGGTATCGGCCGCCAACTGATGGTCGATATCGAACAGCGGGCCCGTGAAGCGGGGGTCACGGTATTGAGCGTACCGTCGTCGCTGACCGCCGAGCCGTTCTATACCAAGCTGGGGTTCCACACCGTACGGGATGTGTACCACGGCAACGAGCGCACCCTGGTGATGGAGAAGGCATTGTCGTCGCGCCACCCCATCGGGGTTTACCGCGATCGCCTGCATCGTGCCCAGGTCGCGGCGTTATGGCAGGCGGCGTTTGGCTACGACACCGCCCATAACCGGCCGGAGTTGGCGATTGATAAAAAGCTGGCGGTGGCTGATGGGCTGTTTTTTGTCGCCACCCACGGCAAGGCTGTGATCGGCACCTTGATGGCAGGTTACGACGGGCATCGTGGCTGGTTGTATTCGGTGGCCGTGCATCCCGACTATCGCCGGCAGGGCCTGGGCGCGTCGTTGGTGCGCCATGGGGAACAGGCATTGATTGCCTTGGGTTGCCTGAAGATCAACCTGCAGGTCAATCCGGGCAATGAGAAGGTGGTGGGGTTCTACGAGGCGCTGGGGTATGGCGTGGAACCGAGGATCAGCATGGGCAAGAAGATTGCGCAGAACCTGCCCAAATCCTGA